A window of the Acipenser ruthenus chromosome 30, fAciRut3.2 maternal haplotype, whole genome shotgun sequence genome harbors these coding sequences:
- the LOC117435763 gene encoding homeobox protein goosecoid-like, with protein sequence MQLAGTYPFTIDNILAAKSTVTEYPCNYDYVPAPQYLNGAYEHPGYSGYPGYYAAPAPAPLAALQDHETVYSAAYGYPGYGGYATGYGPLTYPQITDLGTYDCGIQQHNLVPAAAPSVPRVSSSELNYLAQIMSRPKRHRVRTVFTDSQTEELELLFGRSDYPVPEARERLARRVGLSEETIRVWFKNRRARRKRQSLKPKSRKTAHKTTKESDDASSESEELTV encoded by the exons atgCAACTAGCGGGCACATATCCCTTTACCATCGACAATATTCTGGCCGCTAAATCAACAGTCACGGAATATCCGTGCAACTACGACTATGTACCCGCTCCGCAGTATCTGAATGGAGCTTACGAGCATCCCGGCTACAGCGGCTATCCAGGGTATTACGCCGCTCCCGCACCGGCGCCGCTCGCCGCGCTGCAGGACCATGAAACCGTTTACAGCGCCGCTTATGGATACCCCGGGTATGGCGGTTATGCCACCGGCTACGGACCATTGACCTACCCTCAAATCACGGATCTGGGCACCTATGATTGTGGAATTCAACAACATAATCTTGTTCCAGCAGCGG ctCCATCGGTGCCCCGAGTGTCCAGTTCGGAACTAAACTACTTGGCTCAGATTATGAGCCGTCCTAAGCGGCACCGGGTTCGCACGGTATTCACCGACAGCCAGACCGAGGAACTGGAGCTTCTTTTCGGCCGCAGTGACTATCCCGTCCCCGAAGCACGGGAGCGCCTGGCGAGGAGAGTCGGGCTATCGGAGGAGACCATTCGG GTTTGGTTCAAAAACCGTCGCGCACGCAGAAAGCGACAAAGCTTGAAACCCAAGTCCCGCAAGACAGCGCACAAGACGACAAAGGAGTCCGACGACGCGTCTTCAGAATCCGAAGAGTTGACGGTTTGA